The Lepidochelys kempii isolate rLepKem1 chromosome 2, rLepKem1.hap2, whole genome shotgun sequence genomic interval CCTGAGCTAAAACACTTATAAACTCTGTACAACCAATATGCTCTTAGATTAGAGATAACACATCTTTACTTAGCCACCCAGAAATATATAACATAACAGACTGAGATTAATTAACATGTCACAACCACTTCATGTAGGGAGCACTTCAAAAATCAATAAATGCAGTATACAGtagtaaataaaatgtaatcAACTTACATTTACCCCACCACCAATTCCCACACCACTGAGTTTCTCTTAATTTCAGAGTTCTAGATGCTTTTGTGGGGATGCCTGAAGATCATGAAGACAGGGACTGCATCCTGTTCATCAGCAATGAACAGCGATTCTAACTTGGGATCATTCCAAGCTGTGCAAGCCCTCTGAAGAAGGGAGCTGTTATAACTGGAGATCAGTAATCTCGGATCCTGGTAagacagtgtcataaatataaagggaagggtaaacacctttaaaatctctcctgtaaagtgttaagaagctaggataacctcactggcacccgaccaaaatgaccaatgaggagacaagatactttcaaaagctgggaggagggagaacatcaaagggtctgactctgtctgtgtgatgcttttgccggggacagaacaggaatggagtcttagaatttagtaagtaatctagctaggtatgcattagattatgatttctttaaatggctgagaaaataagttgtgctgaatagaatgaatattcctgtctgtgtgtctttttgtaacctaaggttttgcttagagggattctctatgttttgaatttaattaccccgtaaggtatttaccatcctgattttacagaggtgattcttttgtaccttttacttctattaaaagtcttcttgtaagaaaactgaatgttttttcattgttcttaagatccaagggtttgggtctgtggtcccctatgcaaattggtggggtttttttttttaccagactttccccagaaagtggggtgcaaggttttggtgaagatttttgggggaaagatgtttccaaacaacgttttctcaggaaTCCAGAGAAATGTTtcgtggtggcagtggaagtccaagggcaaagtgtaaaatagtttgtaccttggggaagttttaacctaagctgttaaaagtaagcttaggaggttttcatgcaggtccccacatttgtagcctagagtttagagtggggaaggaaccttgacatggtggcggAGTGGTgagattaacttgaaatcattttgagatcaatttgagatttttttgaaccagaaacacagattttaaaaggaatttttttttctttggggttGCTAGAAAGCAGATTTCCAACTGGGAATAGTTGGAGgctttttgctttgctttggggccagagtaCAGACAAAAGAGAATTATCTTTTGTGAATTATAGGTTTTCTTTGCCTgaaggcagagtagttaacctcctgcagggaaattcacaagacTTCATagacctgaagttgtttttttttaataagagcaactagaggggttgtctgcctatttgcctggagacaaaggtgttagttttGGGGGgggttttttaggattttgattttttttttaacaaggagcacagatttgaaaaggaattttttttcctttgggctgctggaaagcagatttccaagtagttggaggttttttgctttgatttggggccagagaggagaaaaaaagggaactgtctttttgtgagctgcagggaacttcacaagtcttcacagacctgaagtttttttccccctaaatgtaactagaggggttttctgcctatttgtctggagacaaaggtgttagggtttttggtttgtttggggtttttttcatttttttttattattactgttgttgtggttttgtttatttttgtgtgtgtggatttttctgtaggctgacaatcactatcagagaatataggtatcctattccagcacagcaaaattttacaagccaagttttgtttgttttatttctaaccctcgggtgtaaagttagttaaaaacagagaggtaaagatgaCAGACACCAAGGCactacactaaactgggaggagtggtagatacgctggaggggagggacaggatacagaaggacctagacaaattggaggattgggccaaaagaaacctgatgaggttcaataaggataagtgcagggtcctgcacttaggacggaagaacccaatgcacagctacagactagggaccgaatggctaggcagcagttctgcggaaaaggacctaggggtgacagtggacgagaagctggatatgagtcagcagtgtgccctttttgcaagaaggccaatggcattttgggatgtataagtaggggcatagcgagcagatcgagggacgtgatcgttcccctctattcgacattggtgaggcctcatctggagtactgtgtccagttttgggccccacactacaagaaggatgtggataaattggaaagagtccagcggagggcaacaaaaatgattaggggtctggaacacatgacttatgaggagaggctgagggagctgggattgtttagcctgcagaagaaaagaatgaggggggatttgataactgctttcaactacctgaaagggggttccaaagaggatggctctagactgttctcaatggtagcagatgacagaacgaggagtaatggtctcaagttgcagtgggggaggtttagattggatattaggaaaaactttttcactaagagggtggtgaaacactggaatgcgttacctagggaggtggtagaatctccttccttagaggtttttaaggtcaggcttgacaaagccctggctgggatgatttaactgggaattggtcctgcttcaagcagggggttggactagatgaccttctggggtcccttcctaccctgatattctatgattctataaattgGAGTTAGCTAAACTGGAGGCAATGAAAGAAGCCGAAAAAGCCCtagaagctgctcacaggagagaaatggaggcaaaggacaaagaaagggaggcaaaggataaagaaatggaggcaagggccaaagaactggaggagaaggaaaaagagaggaagcatgtggaggaggagaaggaaaaagagaggaagcatgaactggagatggagaaagtaaaggctcagcagaatataccaacaaaccctagcaatccttctccaggtaccacttcccatcccagaaagttccccacctacaaggcaggcgatgatactgaggccttcttagaaaactttgaaagggtcTGCCTTGGGTACGGCATCTCTACAGACCactacatggtagagctgaggccacagctcagtggacccttagctgaggtggcggctgaaatgcctaaagaacacatgaacaagtatgaactgtttaaatccaaggcgagagtcagaatgggaatAACATCCGAGCATTCTCattggaggttcagagccctaaggttgaaaccagatgtgtcatttacccgacatgcctaccacattgtgaaacactgggatgcctggatatcaggagcaagtgttgaatctccagtagatttgcccttcctaatgcaaatggaacaattcttagagggtgttcctgaggaaatagaaagatacatcctagatgggaagcccaaaactgtaatcgaggcaggggagattggagccagatgggtggaggtggcagagaagaagaaaactggtcgcagttggagcggagaccagaaggacaaccccagaccacaccctattcccgggggccacccaaagaaccctccagacaccttatcgtcccaccacaccattctccagcaaccgacctcgccccagtgacccgtcagctggacgatgttttaaatgtaaggagtcgggacatgtaaaggccacctgccccaagaaccccaacagattacagttcattgcaccggaatcacaccagaggtccgcaggcccagatacctcccagatacccttggagtggagggaaactatGAGTGTAGGCGGAAAGAAGGtcactgcgtggagggacaccggagcacaagtgtcagctatccatgcttccttagtggaccccaatttaatcaacccagagatccaagtgacaattcaacccttcaagtccaactctttcaatttgccgacaaccaagttgcctgtccagtaccagggctggtcaggaacgtggacttttgcagtctatgatgattatcccatccccatgctgttgggggaagacttggccaatcatgtgaagcgggccaaagGGGGGgaggaatggtcacccgcagccaggctaaacaagccgtgatgcctagctctgttccagaaattTGTATCAGGACCCGGTCGGAGGTGagggacccggaccccaggccaatgtctgcaacagcagtagtggattcAGTGCCAGaaacccagatggaaccagtcccagaaccggaaccggcggaacaaccagcaccagacccattgccagcactgaatccagtacttgcaacctcaacaccagagggccccaccgaacctgaaccggcagcagcccataaccctacacaagaggctcagccggagcctgaaccccaacatagtgccccAGCGGAGAACGGTTCACAGTCactggaaacagccccatcccctacatcacttccagagggaccaagcataggtccacaatccaatgaggaactgatgtctccagcatcaagagaacagttccagaccgaacaggaagcagatgaaagcctccagagagcttggacggtggcatggagcaacccaccgcctctcagctcttctaatcgatccaggtttgttgtagaaagaggacttttatacaaggaaactctttctggtggacaccagaaaGACTGGcttcctcagagacagttggtagttccaactaaataccgggccaagctcttgaacttagcccacaatcatcctagtggccatgctggggtgaacaggatcaaagaccatttggggggggtcattccactgggagggaatggacaAGGATGTTTCTATCTATGTCTGGTCTTGCGAAGTATGCcgaagagtgggaaaaccccaagaccaggtcaaagcccctctccagccactccccatcattgaggttccatttcagtgagtagctgtggatattctgggtccttttctgaaaaagacatgCAGagaaaagcagtacatactgactttcatggattttgccacccgatggccgtaagcagtagctctaagcaacaccagggctaaaagtgtgtgccaggcactagcaggcatttttgccagggtaggttggccctccaacatcctcacagatgcaggaactaatttcctggcaggaactatggaaaacctttgggaagctcataggataaatcacttggttgcccttccttaccaccatcaaacaaatggcatggtggagaagtttaatggaactttgggggccatgatacgtaaattcgtaaatgagcactccaatgattgggacctagtgttgcagcagttgctctttgcctacagagctgtaccacaccccagtttagggttttccccatttgaacttgtatatggccatgaggttaaggggccactacagttggtgaagcagcaatgggagggatttacaccttctccaggaactaatattctggactttgtaaccaacctacaaaacaccctccgaacctctttagcccttgctaaagaaaacttacaggatgctcaaaaagagcaaaaagcctggtatgataaacatgccagagagcgttccttcaaagtaggggaccaggtcatggtcttaaaggtgctccaggcccataaaatggaaggatcgtgggaagggccattcacggtccaggagcgcctgggagctgttaattatctcatagcattccccacctccaactgaaagcctaaggtgtgccatattaattctctaagggtatgtctacactacgaaattaggtcgaatttatagaagtcggttttttagaaatcggttttatatattcgagtgtgtgtgtccccacagaaaatgctttaagtgcattaactcggcggagcgcttccacagtaccgaggcaagtgtcgacttccggagcgttgcactgtgggtagctatcccacagttcccgcagtctccgctgcccattggaattctgggttgagatcccaatgcctgatggggctaaaacattgtcgcgggtggttctgggtacatatcgtcaggcccccgttccctccctccccccgtgaaagcaagggcagacaataatttcgcgccttttttcctgaattacctgtgcagacgccataccacggcaagcatggagcccgctcaggtaaccgtcaccctatgtctcctgggtgctggcagacgcggtacggcattgctgcacagtagcagcaaccccttgccttgtggcagcagacggtacagtacgactggtagccgtcatcgtcatgtctgaggtgctcctggtcgcctctgtgaggtcgatcaggagcgcctgggcagacatgggtgcagggactaaatttggagtgacttgagcaggtcattctctttagtcctgcagtcagtcctattgaaccgtcttatggtgagcgggcaggcgatacggactgctagcagtcgtactgtaccatcttctgccgagcagccatgagatgtggatggcatgcagtccttctgcaccgtctgctgccagccaaagatgtaaaagatagatggagtggatcaaaacaagaaatagaccagatttgttttgtactcatttgcttccccccctcccctgtctaggggactcattcttctagatcacactgcagtcacttacagagaaggtgcagcaaggtaaatctagccatgtatcaatcagaggccaggctaaccttcttgttccaataaggacaataacttaggtgcaccatttcttattggaaccctccgtgaagtcctgcctgaaatactccttgatgtaaagccaccccctttgttgattttagctccctgaagccaaccctgtaagctcccctcccagcgtcagagcaatggcaaacaatcgggcatctgagagtgctgtccagagcagtcacaatggagcactctgatggggctaaaacattgttgcgggtggttctgggtacgtgtcatcaggcccccgttccctccctccctccgtgaaagcaagggcagacaatcatttcgcgccttttttcctgagttacctgtgcagacgccataccacggcaagcatggatccagctcaggtaaccgtcaccctatgtctcctgggtgctggcagacgcggtatggctttgctgcacagtagcagcaacccattgccttctggcagcagacggtgcaatacgattggtagtcgtccttgtcgtgtccgaggtgctcctggccatgctggctgggagcgcctgggcagacatgggcgcagggactaaatttggagtgacttgaccaggtcattctctttagtcctgcagtcctattgaaccgtcttatggtgagcgggcaggcgatacggactgctagcagtcgtactgtaccatcttctgccgagcagccatgagatgtggatggcatgcagtccttctgcaccgtctgctgccagccaaagatgtgaaaaatagatggagtgggtcagaacaagaaatagaccagatttgttttgtactcatttgcctcctcccctgtctagatcacactgcagtcactcacagagaaggtgcagtgaggtaaatctagccatgtatcaatcagaggccaggctaacctccttgttccaataacaacgataacttaggtgcaccatttctttttggaaccctccgtgcagtcctgcctgaaatactccttgatgtacaggcacaccctttgttgattttagctccctgaagccaaccctgtaagccgtgtcgtcagtcgccccttcctccgtcagagcaacggcagacaatcgttccgcgccttttttctgtgcggacgccataccaaggcaagcatggaggccgctcagctcactttggcaattaggagcacattaaccaccacacgcattatccagcagtatatgcagcaccagagcatggcaacgcgataccgggcgaggaggcgacatcagcgcagtcctgtgagtgatcaggacatggacacagatttctctgaaagcatgggccctgacaatgcatgcatcatggtgctaatggggcaggttcatgctgtggaacgccgattctgggctcgggaaacaagcacagactggtgggaccgcatagtgttgcaggtctgggacgattcccagtggctgcgaaactttcgcatgcgtaggggcactttcatggaactttgtgacttgctttcccctgcccagaagcgcatgaataccaagatgagagcagccctcacagttgagaagcgaatggcgatagccctgtggaagcttgcaacgccagacagctacctgtcagttgggaatcaatttggagtgggcaaatctactgttggggctgctgtgatgcaagtagcccacgcaatcaaagatctgctgatatcaagggtagtgaccctgggaaatgtgcaggtcatagtggatggctttgctgcaatgggattccctaactgtggtggggctatagacggaacccatatccctatcttggcaccggagcaccaagccgccgagtacataaaccgcaaggggtacttttcgatagtgctgcaagctctggtggatcacaagggacgtttcaccaacgtcaacgtgggatggccgggaaaggtgcatgatgctcgcatctttaggaactctggtctgtttcaaaagctgcaggaagggactttattcccagaccagaaaataactgttggggatgttgaaatgcctatatgtatccttggggacccagcctatcccttaatgccatggctcatgaagccgtacacaggcagcctggacagtagtcaggagctgttcaactacaggctgagcaagtgcagaatggtggtagaatgtgcatttggacgtttaaaggcgcgctggtgcagtttactgactcgcttagacctcagcgaaaccaatattcccactgttattactgcttgctgtgtgctccacaatatctgtgagagtaagggggagacgtttatggcggggtgggaggttgaggcaaatcgcctggctgctggttacgcgcagccagacaccagggcggttagaagagcacaggagggcgcggtacgcatcagagaagctttgaaaaccagtttcatgactggccaggctacggtgtgaaagttctgtttgtttctccttgatgaaaccccccgccccttggttcactctacttccctgtaagctaaccaccctcccctcctccctttaatcattgcttgcagaggcaataaagtcattgctgcttcacagtcatgcattcgttattcattcatcacacaaatagggagatgactaccaaggtatcccaggaggggtggtggaggagggaaggacaatgccacacagcactttaagcacagcactttaaaagtttacaactttaaaatttattgaatgacagcattcttttttttgggcaatcctctgtggtggagtggctggttggctggaggcccccccaccgcgttcttgggcatctgggtgtggagactatggaacttggggaggagggcagttggttacagaggggcagcagtggcagtctgtgctccagctgtctttgctgcagctcaaccatacactggagcatactggtttggtcctgcagcagcctcagcattgagtcctgcctcctctcatcacgctgccgccacatttgagcttcagccctgtcttcagcccgccacttactctcttcagcccgccacttactctcttcagccctccacctctcctcccggtcattttgtgctttcctgcactctgacattatttgcctccacgcattcgtctgtgctctgtcagtgtgggaggacagcatgagctcggagaacatttcatcgcgagtgcgtttttttttctttctaagcttcactagcctttgggaaggagaagatcctgtgatcattgaaacacatgcagctggtggagaaaaaaaaagggacagcggtatttaaaaagacacattttataaaacagtggctacactctttcagggtaaaccttgctgttaacattacatacatagcacatgtgctttcgttacaaggtcgcattttgccttctcccaccgcgtgactaccccctcaaccttcccccctccttgtggctaacagcggggaacatttctgtttagccacaggcaaacagcccagcaggaatgggctcctctgagtgtcccctgaagaaaagcactctatttcaaccaggtgacaatgaattatatctcactctcctgaggataacacagagagataaagaacggattttggttgaatgccagcaaacatacactgcaatgctttgttctacaatgattcccgagtacgtgttactggcctggagtggtaaagtgtcctaccatgaaggatgaaataaggctgccctccccagaaaccttttgcaaaggctttaggactacatctaggagaaccgcaaatgccagggcaaagtaatcctttcacatgcttgcttttaaaccatgtaaaaaggtacactcaccagaggtcccttctccgcctgctgggtccaggaggcagccttgggtgggttcggggggtactggctccaggtctagggtgagaaacagttcctggctgtcgggaaaaccggtttctccgcttgcttgctgtgagctatctacaacctcctcctcctcctcatcttcttcatccccaaaacctacttctgtactgcctccatctccattgaaggagtcaaacaacacggctggggtagttgtggctgaaccccctaaaatggcatgcagctcatcatagaagcggcatgtttggggctctgacccagagcggctgttcgcctctctggttttctggtaggcttgcctcagctccttcagtttcacacggcactgcttcgggtccctgttatggcctctgtccttcat includes:
- the LOC140905977 gene encoding uncharacterized protein — encoded protein: MQSSSAEVTMMESQNRKRAPAWTKREVRDLIAVWGEESVLSELRSSFRNAKTFVKISQGMKDRGHNRDPKQCRVKLKELRQAYQKTREANSRSGSEPQTCRFYDELHAILGGSATTTPAVLFDSFNGDGGSTEVGFGDEEDEEEEEVVDSSQQASGETGFPDSQELFLTLDLEPVPPEPTQGCLLDPAGGEGTSAACVSMITGSSPSQRLVKLRKKKKRTRDEMFSELMLSSHTDRAQTNAWRQIMSECRKAQNDREERWRAEESKWRAEESKWRAEDRAEAQMWRQRDERRQDSMLRLLQDQTSMLQCMVELQQRQLEHRLPLLPLCNQLPSSPSSIVSTPRCPRTRWGGLQPTSHSTTEDCPKKRMLSFNKF